The Cytobacillus firmus genome segment GCGCAGCATCATCTACGGCATGAAAATGGTTCTTTTTGAATCTTTCCATGAGAAAAAAGCCATCAAAGCCATTTCCGCCGAAAAGGTGACCATCATGTCTGTTGTGAGTACGATGCTCACCCGGATTGCAGATGAATTAAAAAATGAGCAGATGCCGGACTATTTCAGATGTATGCTTTTAGGAGGAGGTCCAGCAGCAAAATCTCTTCTGGAGGTTTGCAGGGAGAAGGATATTCCTGTTTACCAGACTTACGGAATGACGGAAACTTCGTCACAGATTGTTACTCTGCCTCCGGAATACAGTTTCAGCAAATTAGGATCAGCCGGAAAGCCATTATTTCCTTCCCAGCTGAAAATTTTTAATCCGAATGGGGGGCTTGCGGACCCTGGAGAAGCGGGTGAGATTCTTGTGAAAGGCCCGAATGTGACAAAAGGGTATTTAAACCGTGAAGAAGAAACTGCGAAAAAAATAAAAGATGGCTGGCTCTCAACCGGAGATATAGGCTATGTCGATCAAGAAGGATTTTTATATGTACTAGACCGGCGTTCAGACTTGATCATTTCAGGCGGAGAAAATATTTATCCTGCTGAAATTGAGGGCGTTCTTGCTTCACACCCCCAAATATCGGATGCAGGGGTTATTGGCATGAGGGATAATGTTTGGGGTGAAGTGCCGGTCGCCTTTATTGCCGGAGAAGAAAGCCTGGATAAAAAAGAAGTGACAGATTACTGCTTAGAGAGGCTGGCAAAGTATAAAGTGCCTAAAAAGATCATCATGATTAATGAAATTCCCAGGAATGCTTCTAAGAAGATATTAAGAAGGAAGCTCCGGGAACTGCTCGGGGAAAGCGGGAAATAGCATGGATATTAAAACAGTTACTTTGTATAAAATTGCGATGCCCCTAAAAACGCCATTTTCCACTCATTTAGGAACTGTTAAAGATAGAGAGGGAATCATAGTTGAAGTAATTGATACGGAAGGACGGAAGGGATATGGGGAAGGAGTCGCTTTTTCTTCCCCCTGGTATACAGAGGAAACGGTTGAGACGAGCTATCATGTGCTAAAGAAGTTTCTTATCCCGATCCTGCGTATAGCTGGTATTAAGCATCCTTCAGATGCAGGACGTGCTTTTGAAGCCCTGCGAAGAAATCAAATGGCAAAAGCAGCGCTGGAAACGGCTTTATGGGATCTGGCTGCTAAAAAAGAAAATAGCTCTCTTTCTGAATTTATAGGAGGTAAGAGGGAACAAATCCTATCCGGCGTGGTTGTTGGCGCCAAAACAAAGGAAGAAGTAAGAAGGCAAATTGAAAGCTATCTGGAGAGCGGCTATCAAAGGGTCAAAATAAAAATCAGCCCCGAAAATGATTATGAATTGATCTCAGACATCCGCCGCTATTATCCCGATTTGCCAATCATGGCTGATGCTAATTCAGCTTATTCATTAGGGGATATAGACCAGTTAAAAAGGCTTGATGACTTCGGGCTCTTGATGATTGAACAGCCGCTTGAATATGATGATATTGTTGATCATGCAAAGCTTCAGAAGGAATTGCAAACACCGATCTGCCTGGATGAAAGTATTGTTACCTTTAATGATGCCAGAAGAGCTGTCGAGCTTGGAAGCTGTAAAGTAATTAATATTAAGATTGGCCGGGTTGGAGGTCTGGGGACAGCAAGGAAAATTCATGATTATTGCCTGGATAAGGGGATCGCAATCTGGTGTGGAGGTATGTTGGAGTTTGGAATCTCCCGTGCCCATAATATTGCGCTGGCTTCTCTGGAGGGCTTTGCTATTCCCGGTGATATTTCAGCGTCAGAAAGGTATTGGGAAGAAGATATTATTCTTCCTGAGGTCACCGTAAAGAACGGAATGATTAAGGTTCCTGATAAACCGGGAATTGGTTTTGAGATTAATGAGAAAAGACTGAGTGAAGTTACCATCTCAAAGGAAAGCTTTATCCTGTAGAAAAAAACCGCAGTTCTATCCGGCAGAAACTGCGGTTTTCGTTTGAGTGCAAAAAAATAAGACGCATACCCAGCGCCTTTTATGATCAGTTATTGAGTAATTTCGTCTTTAATAAATGAATCTTCCTTAATGGCAAAGGAGCTTAATCCAGCAGCAGCGGCAAAAGCAGCTCCAAGCAAAATAACGGTTGATAACATATGTATCACTCCTATAGGTTATTGTTATTCTATACATTCCCGCTAAAAAAAATAATAAACTTATTTATTTAAAAAAAAAAGCGGTGCAGCCCATGCACCGCTTTTGCAGTATTATGCAAAAATGGAACTGCCGGAATTCGACAAAATTCGGGCGGTGCCTGTCACCATTAATGCGGTTCGAACGTTTGGCAGTCTGTTTCTTTGGTGTCGTCTGCCGTTTTGCCAGTATGGCTGACTACGTATATCTGGTCTGCGCTGCATCGGTTTCCATCTTTCCAGAAAGTGCAGTTGTTTACTTCACATAAAACATCTTTTGCCATTAATTATTCCTCCTAAGCAGAAAAAATATGACCAGGCCGAAATCGCGGGGTCTTTTATATTTTCTGCAATGCCCGCCAAATCAGTCATGGCATTTGAAGGAATGTCATGACCTGCATTTCAGATGAAAAAACCTCCCAGGGCGGGAGGTGGAATGTGATTATTCATTTAAAGCTTTTTTTAGGGCCGACAGATTGTCTTGCATAAGGGTAAAATACGTTTGGTTCTCTTTTAGATCTTCTTCCGTTAATACGGATAAATTATGCAGCAGTAAAGGACTTGCGCCAATTTCCTTTTGCAGAATTTCCGTCAGTCTTGAGCTGACATTCTGTTCAAAAAATACATATTTTAAGCCATGTTCTTTTGCTTCTGCAATGATTTTCTGCAGTTCTTTCTGAGTAGGCTCACTGGAGGAATTCAAGCCTGATACACTGATTTGATCCAGACCATATCGGTCTTCCCAATAACCATAGGCTGCGTGTGAAACAATGAATTCCTGATGCTTTGCACTTTGAACCGTCTGTTCATAATCTTTATGAAGATTATCAAGCTCCTGGGCAAGCTCCATATAATTTTGTTCAAACTGCTCTTTCTGATCAGGCATCTGTTCCACTAAAGCATCTTTAATTGATTCTGCCAATTCCTTCGAGTATAAAGGATCCAGCCAAACATGGGGGTCGATATCCCCGTGATCATGCCCGTCTTCAGCACCAGCTTCGTGGTCATCTGCATCTTCCTCATGCGCAGGATCATGATTTACATCTGAGTGGACAAACTCCAGGTTTTCTCCAGCTGCCACCATTTTAACATTCTCATTTTTCAATGTGTCTTTTGCCTTTTCCACAAATCCCTCAAGACCCAGCCCTATAAAAATAAACAGATCCGAATCGGCCAGCTTCATCATATCTTTTTGAGAAGGTTCAAAGGTATGTTCATCCGACCCGGGCGGGTAGATGGTCTCAACCTCTATCGCTTTTCCTCCGATTTGTTCAGTAAAGTATTGAAGAGGATAAACTGTTGTATAAACTATAGTTTTGCTGCTGCTTTCCTCTGTCTTTCCCCCTGTACAGCCGGAAAGAATAAGGATTAGCCCCAGAATATATATTAAAAATGCCTTTTTCATTATTCTCCTCCTTTTATAAAGCGTAGTAATTACGATTTATAGAACGGTTAAATGATATTTAATACGGAATCATTACGATTTCCTTAGTTATCTTACAAAATATCCAGCTAAAAAGCAAGGGAAAAATTTGTTTGGAGCTTCTACTTTATGTATCATAATTTTAGAGGCCAGTGAAAGGTCTCTATTAGTATTGACATTTTTTCGTCAAGCAGGGAGCAAATAGCTCTTACAATCAAAGTATTCACAAAAAGACAGGGAGTGGAACAATTGAAACTTTTAGAAGAGATCTTAAACCATAACCAGCAATTTGTTGAAGAAAAAAGTACGAAGAGTTTGAAACAACGAAGTTTCCTAATAAGAAAATGGTTATTCTGACTTGCATGGACACACGTTTAGTGGAGCTTTTGCCAAAAGCGCTTAATGTAAGAAACGGTGATGTGAAAATCATTAAGAACGCAGGAGCTTTAGTAACCCACCCATTTGGAAGTATTATGAGAAGCATATTAATAGCTGTTTATCAGCTGCAGGCGAAAGAAGTGTTTGTTATTGGCCATCGTGACTGCGGCATGAGCGGAATGAAGGCTGATGCGGTTGTCAGCAGCATGAAGGAGAGAGGCATTACTGACGATGCACTGGATACGATGACATACTCAGGAATCGCTGCCGATGATTGGCTAAGAGGTTTTGAAAATGTAGAGAATAGTGTATCCCATAGTGTACATATGGTGAAAAAGCATCCGCTGATGCCGGCAGATGTGCCTGTGCATGGGCTTGTTATTCATCCTGGCACAGGCAAGCTTGACCTTGTAGTGGACGGATACGAGGGTTAATTCTTTTTCTTTTTGGGCCATTGCTCGGGAACCAGGTCGACACCGCCCGGATGAAGGGGATGGCATTTAAGGATCCGTTTTATTGTCAGCCAGCCGCCCTTGAAGGCGCCGAATCGTTTAACTGACTCCAGCCCATAATGGGAACATGTCGGATAAAACCGGCATGTTGGAGGCTTGAGCGGGGAAATCACAACTTGATAAAAACGAAATATTGAAATGAGTATTTTTTTTAGCATGGCATTACCTTTCCCGGTTAAATCATATTTTCTTTTAAAATAACATATTATCATAAAAAAGTCATAATTTTCATATTAATTCGATGAATTTAGTCGGGTATTATGTTATAGTAAAAGGAAAACTTTAGGGGAGTGTTTTGTATGCCTTCAGTAGAAAGTTTCGAGTTGGATCATAATGCTGTAAAAGCGCCTTACGTGAGGCACTGTGGTGTCCATAAAGTGGGCAGTGATGGATTAGTGAACAAGTTTGATATCAGGTTCTGCCAGCCAAATAAACAGGCGATGAAGCCGGATGTCATACACACACTTGAGCATCTGCTTGCTTTTAATATCCGTACTCATGCAGAAAAATATGGCCATTTCGACATTATTGATATTTCCCCGATGGGCTGCCAGACCGGCTATTATTTAGTGGTAAGCGGTGAGCCGTCAGTTGAAGAAATAATTGATCTGCTGGAAGCTACAATGGAAGATGCAGTTGAAATTACCGAAATCCCCGCTGCAAATGAGAAGCAATGCGGTCAGGCAAAGCTTCATGATCTTGAAGGGGCAAAGCGTCTTATGAGATTCTGGCTGCAGCAATCAAAGGATGACTTGAAACAGGTTTTTGCTTAAAGAAAACGGGCTGATTTTTTCAGCCCGTTTTATAATATTGGCGAAAGCAGCCTTGAAATGGATTCCTTCAACTTTATCTTCAATGGCCTTTTTCTGTAATCTCCTGCAGTCAGGTTTGTTGAAAGCCGAACATCTTCCTTAAAGCTCTCAGTCAGTTCTTTTGAAACTTCCTGATCATAAATAAAAGCATTTACCTCAAAATTGAGCCTGAAACTTCTAACATCTATATTCGCAGTTCCTACCGATGATACTTTTTCATCCACTATCAGGGTTTTTGCATGTATGAAGCCATTTTCGTATATATAGATATTTGCATTTACTTTTAGCATCTCCCCAATATAGGAATAAGTGGCCCAATAAACAAACATGTGATCAGGTTTATTCGGAATCATAATATTTACTTCCACACCTGACAATGCAGCTATTTTCAAGGCGTCAAGAAGACTTGCATCAGGAATGAAATATGGGGTTTGGATATATATGGACTTACGTGCAGACGAAATCATTTTAATATAACCATTTTTAATTTGTTCCCATTCAGAATCCGGGCCGCTGGTAACAATCTGCATCCCTACGCTATCCTGGGACTCGCAGAGCGGGAAAAACTCAGGAGCATAGAAAATGTCATGGCGGTAGGAAGCCTGGTTCCAGTCCAGGATAAAGCGGGTCTGCAGAGAATGGACAGCACTTCCTCTGATTCTTAGATGGGTATCACGCCAATACCCGAACTTCGGATTCAGCCCGAGATATTCATCCCCAACATTAAAGCCGCCAACATACCCAATCCGTCCGTCAATGATGGCAATTTTCCGGTGGTTCCGGTAATTGATTCTTAAATTGATAAAATGCAGCCGCGAAGGGAAAAAGGCCTCAATTTCTCCTCCTGCAGCAATCAGCTCTTTAAATGCCCTTTTATGCAGGCTCCTTGAGCCAAGTTCATCATAGAGAAGCCTGACTTTAACGCCTTCCCTGGCTTTTTCCGTTAAGAGAGTGATTAAGCTTTTCCCAAGATTGTCTCTTTTGAAGATATAATATTGCAGGTGGATATGATCGGTTGCACTTTTTATATCCTCTACAAGTGAATTGAATTTATCTTTCCCGTCTGTAAAAATTCTGACCTCGTTATCCTGGGTCAATACTGAATCATTGTTTACAAGATGCATGTAAATAAGGTCTTTGGATTTTTCAATGATCTCATTACGAAAATGGAAATCCTTTTCCTTAATCCCTCTGATTTGGTTGTTCAGCAGTTCATCAATTCCAATTTTTTTGCGGTCTTCCCATTGGAACATCTTCCTTCGGGTTAAATTCTGTCCAAAGAAGAGGTACATGAAAAAACCAAGAAGAGGAAGAAAGAATAAAACCATGAGCCATGCCCATGTGGCGCCTGCATCCCTTCGCTCCAGAAAGATAACAAACACAGCCAGGATAATATTTAATACTAAAAATACTGTAAGCATCATGGAGTATATATCCATCTTAATGTCCTCTCCACATGTATTTTTCCGTCCCTTTAAAAAGAAAACCTCCGGCTGTACGGAGGCTGTTTATATAATAGTGTATGCTTACGAACGGCTTTGGTTATCTTCTTGCTCCTCGTTAGCCTCTTTTTGTTCCTTGCCGCTGTCAGGAAGCGGATCAATCGGGTCTACCGTATGCTTGAATTGGTAAGCCTTTGAAGTAGTAATGACGCTAAGCAGCAGAACCACAATCACGATAATGATCGATATGACTAATACCGTATACATATTTCTCCCCCTTTTCACTCAATATTCTACCATGAAAGCAGCTCAATAATGAAAAATTTCGCCATGGCCCTGTACAGGTTTTAATTCTGCCAAGGTGGGTATTCTATTGTTGGGAGGATGATTATTATGAGTAAAGAATTAGTAAAAGCTGTTAACCAGCAAGTAGCAAACTGGACAGTTCTATATGTAAAACTTCACAATTACCATTGGTACATTAAAGGAAAAAACTTTTTTACCCTACATGCAAAATTCGAAGAGCTTTATAATGAAGCCAACGTACATGTAGATGAACTGGCTGAGAGAATCCTTGCTCTTGAGGCTAAACCGGTTGCAACAATGAAAGAAGTTCTGGAGACCAGTTCTCTTAAAGAAGCGACAGGAAAAGAAAACGAAGAACAAATGGTTCAATCTGTCGTTGACGACTTTGAAAAAATGGTGGACGAGCTTCAGGAAGCAATCGAGCTTGCAGAAGAAGCCAAAGATGAAGGAACAGGCGACATGCTGATTGCTGTAAAGCAAAGCTTAAAAAAACATATCTGGATGCTTAAAGCATACCTTGGATAATAAACAAAGACTGGCTGCAAAGCTGGTCTTTTTATGTGGGAAAAAATTAAAAAAGCGGCTTAGCGCCGCCTTGGAGTATATGGATCGTTATTCTAATTCGGATATGTATAGTTTAGTGTATGTTTCGGTGGTGAATGATCGGGCTTCTGCGCTGGCCGTAATTTTCACTGGCAAACTTCCCTTTTAAGCTCTCGATCAGATAAAGCCCCATTAAATCATATAATTCCTGATTATCAAGGTCCTTGATAATATTCAGCAGGTCTTCTCTGTCCATTTCTTCTAAGAAGGCAAAAGCGAGCATATCGATATCTTCTTCATCACCAGTCAGCTTATTCCTGTAAAGTTCATATAGCTCATCAATCAGTTTCATGATAACACCTCCTTAAAAAATTCTCCGGTTTTCTATAGTATACTTAATTAATACCCCTGATGCAGAAAAATATTCACCCCATGCCAATTGGAAAAGCGGACTTCCAATTTGTTTAACTTAGTATATGTCAGCTTAAGAAGAATGATCGTAATTTTGTATAATTTTATCATAAATGTGGGATACGATAACTAAAGAAATGAAAAATATCGTGATATGTAAAGAAAAACTAACCGGTGTTGAATCTGCGTCACAGCAATGAACAATAAAGGGGCTGACAGGATTGGAAGGAAATAAAAAGACGTATTATATAACGCTTGGTTCGGGTGAGATATCTCAAAGTGCCACTGACTCCACCTGGAATTATAAAATTGAGGCAAATGATGATGAAATTATTGCACTAAGAGAATATTTTGACCAGAACTATTCAACAGAATGGCAAAATTTTTTCAGAGCCCATGTTCCTTATGTTCAATACCATTATGACCGTGAAAACGATGCCTATGACGAAACAATGAAACGAATATATGGAATGATATATGATCTTGGAGATGATGAAGCAAGAAAGCATATTGAAAGCATGGGAATCCTGACAGAGGATGAGCATAAATAGAAAAGCGGAAGCGACTTGCCCACCCCGACAAGCTTGTAACCTCGAGGGGGTAGGCGCTGTAGCTAGACAGCTCTCAAAGTACTAAGTTAAAAATTATATAGTAGAAAAGCTGAGGCAAGCGCCTCAGCTTTTCTACATTTCCATTTCCACAGCTGTATCAAGAACTTCCTGTGGAACGGCAATAGCCTCAACTTTATTATAGTTTGAGTATTGGCCGTTCATGTTCTGCTTCATGGAGATTGTTTGGCCTTCAGCCGTGATTTCCATGTCCATAATCATATTCAGCACGCTCGGGTAAAAAGTTTCTTTATCAATCACAATTTCATATTCCACTCCCTTGATGTTCATGTTATCAAGCATTTCACCATTGGCGGCCAATTCAGGAGGGAGTGTTTCT includes the following:
- a CDS encoding o-succinylbenzoate--CoA ligase → MEAQIVPNFLQKRAFLTPERPALSFLEKTYTFSEVYERAYMIAGQLQAAGLKRGQFAGVLLRNHEDSVFILLALQLIDVKAVILNNRLTAEELIWQLDDSKSAFLITESSFDGVSQKVVNSLRGISTIHKEDLFRKAPAEPALIEEISLNEVCTVMYTSGTTGNPKGVLQTYGNHWWSAVGSALNLGLNENDSWLCAVPIFHISGYSILMRSIIYGMKMVLFESFHEKKAIKAISAEKVTIMSVVSTMLTRIADELKNEQMPDYFRCMLLGGGPAAKSLLEVCREKDIPVYQTYGMTETSSQIVTLPPEYSFSKLGSAGKPLFPSQLKIFNPNGGLADPGEAGEILVKGPNVTKGYLNREEETAKKIKDGWLSTGDIGYVDQEGFLYVLDRRSDLIISGGENIYPAEIEGVLASHPQISDAGVIGMRDNVWGEVPVAFIAGEESLDKKEVTDYCLERLAKYKVPKKIIMINEIPRNASKKILRRKLRELLGESGK
- the menC gene encoding o-succinylbenzoate synthase, with product MDIKTVTLYKIAMPLKTPFSTHLGTVKDREGIIVEVIDTEGRKGYGEGVAFSSPWYTEETVETSYHVLKKFLIPILRIAGIKHPSDAGRAFEALRRNQMAKAALETALWDLAAKKENSSLSEFIGGKREQILSGVVVGAKTKEEVRRQIESYLESGYQRVKIKISPENDYELISDIRRYYPDLPIMADANSAYSLGDIDQLKRLDDFGLLMIEQPLEYDDIVDHAKLQKELQTPICLDESIVTFNDARRAVELGSCKVINIKIGRVGGLGTARKIHDYCLDKGIAIWCGGMLEFGISRAHNIALASLEGFAIPGDISASERYWEEDIILPEVTVKNGMIKVPDKPGIGFEINEKRLSEVTISKESFIL
- a CDS encoding DUF1540 domain-containing protein, with the translated sequence MAKDVLCEVNNCTFWKDGNRCSADQIYVVSHTGKTADDTKETDCQTFEPH
- a CDS encoding metal ABC transporter substrate-binding protein, whose translation is MKKAFLIYILGLILILSGCTGGKTEESSSKTIVYTTVYPLQYFTEQIGGKAIEVETIYPPGSDEHTFEPSQKDMMKLADSDLFIFIGLGLEGFVEKAKDTLKNENVKMVAAGENLEFVHSDVNHDPAHEEDADDHEAGAEDGHDHGDIDPHVWLDPLYSKELAESIKDALVEQMPDQKEQFEQNYMELAQELDNLHKDYEQTVQSAKHQEFIVSHAAYGYWEDRYGLDQISVSGLNSSSEPTQKELQKIIAEAKEHGLKYVFFEQNVSSRLTEILQKEIGASPLLLHNLSVLTEEDLKENQTYFTLMQDNLSALKKALNE
- the yidD gene encoding membrane protein insertion efficiency factor YidD — protein: MLKKILISIFRFYQVVISPLKPPTCRFYPTCSHYGLESVKRFGAFKGGWLTIKRILKCHPLHPGGVDLVPEQWPKKKKN
- a CDS encoding S-ribosylhomocysteine lyase — protein: MPSVESFELDHNAVKAPYVRHCGVHKVGSDGLVNKFDIRFCQPNKQAMKPDVIHTLEHLLAFNIRTHAEKYGHFDIIDISPMGCQTGYYLVVSGEPSVEEIIDLLEATMEDAVEITEIPAANEKQCGQAKLHDLEGAKRLMRFWLQQSKDDLKQVFA
- the cls gene encoding cardiolipin synthase, with amino-acid sequence MDIYSMMLTVFLVLNIILAVFVIFLERRDAGATWAWLMVLFFLPLLGFFMYLFFGQNLTRRKMFQWEDRKKIGIDELLNNQIRGIKEKDFHFRNEIIEKSKDLIYMHLVNNDSVLTQDNEVRIFTDGKDKFNSLVEDIKSATDHIHLQYYIFKRDNLGKSLITLLTEKAREGVKVRLLYDELGSRSLHKRAFKELIAAGGEIEAFFPSRLHFINLRINYRNHRKIAIIDGRIGYVGGFNVGDEYLGLNPKFGYWRDTHLRIRGSAVHSLQTRFILDWNQASYRHDIFYAPEFFPLCESQDSVGMQIVTSGPDSEWEQIKNGYIKMISSARKSIYIQTPYFIPDASLLDALKIAALSGVEVNIMIPNKPDHMFVYWATYSYIGEMLKVNANIYIYENGFIHAKTLIVDEKVSSVGTANIDVRSFRLNFEVNAFIYDQEVSKELTESFKEDVRLSTNLTAGDYRKRPLKIKLKESISRLLSPIL
- the ytzI gene encoding YtzI protein is translated as MYTVLVISIIIVIVVLLLSVITTSKAYQFKHTVDPIDPLPDSGKEQKEANEEQEDNQSRS
- a CDS encoding Dps family protein, which gives rise to MSKELVKAVNQQVANWTVLYVKLHNYHWYIKGKNFFTLHAKFEELYNEANVHVDELAERILALEAKPVATMKEVLETSSLKEATGKENEEQMVQSVVDDFEKMVDELQEAIELAEEAKDEGTGDMLIAVKQSLKKHIWMLKAYLG
- a CDS encoding DUF6154 family protein is translated as MKLIDELYELYRNKLTGDEEDIDMLAFAFLEEMDREDLLNIIKDLDNQELYDLMGLYLIESLKGKFASENYGQRRSPIIHHRNIH
- a CDS encoding hydrolase; this encodes MEGNKKTYYITLGSGEISQSATDSTWNYKIEANDDEIIALREYFDQNYSTEWQNFFRAHVPYVQYHYDRENDAYDETMKRIYGMIYDLGDDEARKHIESMGILTEDEHK